In Numenius arquata chromosome 1, bNumArq3.hap1.1, whole genome shotgun sequence, the DNA window cttggctgtGTTAGGTTAAccattggacttgatgattttaaggTCTTCTCAAATCCTATGATTCAATAAGAGGAGCTTTGGGAACAGGtctggagaggagagggcaggCGGCAGCGCGGGCACCTGGCTGGGACACTTGGGGGTGGTGGGCGCGCTGCCACCACCAAGGGTTGCAAAAGGGATGAGGGACCCCGTGGCCTTTCCCCAAATAGAACAATCTTCCCTGATTGCCACATGCTGCAGGGACACGCTGGGACAGACAGTGCTGGCCATTGCCCCAGCCATGGCCTCTGCCCCAGGACAGGGGCAGTTGGGGGGTGGCCCCATCCACACTCTCCCGTGGCAGCAATGGCTCAATGCCATGGCCGCAGGATGGTGTCAGGTCCCCATCCAAGTCCCTGTCCATGCCAGGCTGGGGGAGAGCCTGGAGGAAGGGGACGTTTCTGGAAACCGTCATGTCTGGGCACCAGTTGGCTCCTCTGTCCCCAGGATCGCACGTGGGACACCACGGTGCAGTGCATCCTGGTGGCATTTTCAATACGTCTGCAGAAGGCGGTTGCTCAATGTCCCTGGAGGGTTCACGTCCCCAGCGCGTGGCATcaaggagaggggagaggtgaCACCCACCCCTGGCAACGCTGCTGCCTGCACCGGggggggcaggagctggccccACTCTCCCGCTGCCCCAGAAGTGGttgtgctgggggacatgggatgggtTGGGAGAAGCACAGAGCGTGTCCCCTCCTTGCTGCCCCGCTGCCAGTGTGAGGGATGCAGTGGGACCCCCGGCCAGCTCAGGCGAAGGGCACAGGGAGGCCGAGCCAGGACAGATTGCACAGAGACAGGGACACGGTGTGGCTGAGACCCAGCTGGGCTGGAGCCAAACCCGGCCCCGtggccatccagcctggcccagggctggcaggagaggacagcagAGGAGGGACGTGCCCCAGACACACATAAAAAGCCCTCGCTGGGGACGGGGAGCAGACAGCACCCCAAGAAGAGcccagagcagcactgccagaGCTCTGAGAGCAGAACCATGGAGCAGTACTTCTCAGCCACCCAGAAGATGGAGCAGGAGGTGATGTTCCCCAGCCTGCTCCGAGGGGTCTTCCCGCAGCAGGAGGGGGCTGCCCCAGACGCAGGCGGCCACACGGACCTCTATGAGCGCTACCAGCTCCTCAGGTCCATCAAGCCCATGGTGGAGAAAGGCCTGGCCTCTGTCACCGACCAGAGTCAGACCGATGCTGACACCAACACAAGCTCCGACGACAACGACACCATGGATCCCCAGCTGGAGGAGCGCCTGTCCCACCACCTGGCCGGCTTGCAGCAGGTCCTCACCCACCTCACCAGGGACACCAATGCCCTCACCCGGAGGTACAGCCAGATCCTGGAGCAGATCAGCCCCAGCGAGGGGCAGCCCAGCTGGTGACCCTGCCCCAGCCACCAGGTAAGAGCCGGGGGAACGTGGAGCCCAGGAGAACCGGGGCAAGGGGTGGCTGATGTTCCTGGGAAGGTCCCTCAGAGTGCTGGGGTGGGGAGCTCCTGGGAAGTGCCTTGAAATGGGGGCTGTCCCCTCAAATGCTGTAGATCTCCACCTCCATGCTGAAGGAGGGCACTCATCCCATCCCTCCGTGCAGAGACTCCAGGGGTTCAGGATCTGGGGTCCCGGGGCTGGTGGAGCAGGTCTCTCCCTGAGACTGGACATGTGGGGATTTGGGATTAAGGACAGCTGTCGTTGCAGGATGGGTGCTGATGGCATGAAGGAGAGGATGTCCCCATCGCTGACCATCATGGGCTCTTCCCCGGCCCCACTCACCCTCCCCGCACCACGGCAGCTGATCTCCCAGCGCGGGCACCGCACACCAGAGACGATTGCGACCACCCGAGAACCAGATGGTGCCTTATCCTCATAGGAAGAAGCATCTGGTCGTGCTGGGAGGTCCGTCGGAAGAGCCCCACACCTCATGCCCTCCTCTTTATTTTCAAAGAGCAGCATGAAGGCGGTGGCATTGCGTGGTGGCTCTGACCTCCAACGGTCCCTGTGACTGCCAAGCCCTTTTCCAGCTGGTACCTGGACTCTGAGGGGCGTTTTCCCCACTCTTTGCTAATAAAATGAGCCCTGAGAAGCCATTGTTGGTGTGGTGCTTTCCCCTGGGTGGGTtggaaggtttgggttggaaggtttgggttggaagagaccttcagagaCCATCTGGCCCAATCCCCTATTgtgtgcagggacatcttccagtAGATCAGGTAGCTCAATGCCCTGTCCAACCAtagggtatccacaacttctctgggcaatctgtgccagtgtctcaccaacttcattctaaaaaatttcttctttatgtatACAGCAACACCAGCAAAAGCTGGTGCctgttttctgtgcagaaaagtgTCTGACTCTGCCCAACGCACACCCCAGACATGCAACAGCAAGATGGACACCGAGTCCTGCTGCTGTGCACCCATAAGGGACGGAGGGAGACATCAGCCCACACACCACACAACCATCAGGTTCAGGATCCTCTTCAAAGGTCTGCCCAGGCGTGTCTCACCACTGCTGGTGCTGCCCTGTGCCCCAAAGCTCCCCATGTCTTTCTCCTGCCTGTCAGGGTTTCTGCCCCAGAGTTGCCCCAAGCGGGGCTGAGCCTGGGGACCATCTCTGAGGGCCATCGGAGCTGCAGGTCTGAGCCCCTCTGGGAAGCAACAACCCCCAGTACCCCAGCCCCGTGTCCAGGTTTGGGTTCCACTGGAGGTTCTCATCTCCTCTTGCCTGTTCAGGCCATTTCTTCTGGCTGTCAAAGACCACATTGGCTTCAGCTTGTCCTCCCTGTTTGCAGGCTGTGGGGACATGGTCCCCAGCCACCTGTGGCCAAGTAGCCAGaagatgggggggacaggggctctggagggggcagctgggggctggATCCAGCACTGCCCCACACCTGAAACAGATGTGGATGGGTTTGAGTAAGGATAAGGACAGCCCTGGTGGTGTCAGGGGAGGCAAAGACATGGGGGAATCTGAGAGCAGGGATAAGATGGGACACTCAGGGACATGTGCACGGTGGCATTTTCCCCCTTCCTGAGCTGTGGCTGAGGACGTGCACCCCAGGAGGCCAGGAGGAAGCTTTTCCAAATGTCATGTCTGCAGCCACAGAGACCTGGGGAGCTCATTGCACTCATTGCAGCACCAACCCTGCTCTGCACTGGGCAATGCCACCTGTGTGCCCCCACAGGGCTGATGGCCAGCTGCCCACCGGTGGAGGTCAGGGTGGTCTTATGGTGTCCAGACCAGCTTTGGGAAGATAGGACCCAGTGCTGACTCTAGCTCTaggccaaaccccccccaaatctCTCCGAGTTTCTGGGAAGGGCAATCATGGCATCTGTGAAAGGGGCTGCCAAGCACCATGTTCCCCAAAACATGGGCAAACAGAACTACACAAAGGCAGTGTGGGGAACTTCAGAACAGATGTGCCCCATGTTGCTCCTCAGATCTGCCCAACCTTGCAGCCTTTTGACTTATCCAGCAACAGTGAAACACGAGGAGGATACTGGGAGACACTTAAGCTGTCCCCATTGCAATGGTGCCACCTCAAGTTGGGGTGTGAGGCCACAGGCCAGGGAAGAAGTTGAGCTGGAAGTTGGACATGGGGTCTCCAACCCACCTTTGGAGCTCCTCTGTCTCCGTTGAACcatgaggaatcatagaatcatagaatcatagaatggctagagttggaaaggaccttaaagatcatctagttccaacccccctgccatgggcagggccacctctcactagaccaggttgctcaaagccccatccagcctggccttgaacacttccagggatggggcatccacaacttc includes these proteins:
- the LOC141468974 gene encoding mid1-interacting protein 1-B-like; this translates as MEQYFSATQKMEQEVMFPSLLRGVFPQQEGAAPDAGGHTDLYERYQLLRSIKPMVEKGLASVTDQSQTDADTNTSSDDNDTMDPQLEERLSHHLAGLQQVLTHLTRDTNALTRRYSQILEQISPSEGQPSW